TGGCCACCAAACCCGAAAAAGCAAAATTTATCCAAATGGGAGTCGCAAATGCGGTATTACATCGGATCCCTGGTGCAGGTCATAGCAGTTGCATCGAAAAGCCAGCGATAGTCAATCAGCTTATCTTAGATTGGTTAAAAGAACAAGCATAAAAAAAGCTCCTTTTGGAGCTTTTTAAGTTTAGTTTGGTTGAAATACCCTTACATAATCCACAATCATATGTTGTGGAAAAGTGGTGGTCCCATCAGGTGATCCCGGCCAATTTCCCCCTACAGCTACGTTGAAAATAAAGAAGAAACTCTTTCTAAATTCATCAAGCTCTGCTGGTGTCGTATCAATGACATGGTATTGCTTATTGTCAATTAGCCATTTGATTGATTTATCATCCCAAATAATTGAGTAGACATGGAATTGGTCTGCCAATGTTCCTGAGCTAAGCTTGTAATTGCCGCTATACTGTGCATGTGCCCCGGCATTTTGCCAGTGTACTGTACCATGAACGGTATTTTCACGGTTATTTCCACCTACCATTTCCATGATGTCGATTTCTCCACAAGCCGGCCATCCCACTGTGCTAAAGTTTGATCCTAGCATCCAAAGTGCAGGCCAAAGTCCTTGTCCTTTTGGGAGGACTGCTCGTATATCAATACGACCATATCGGAACTGCTTTTTGTCTTTGGTAATGATTCGAGAAGAAGTGTATTCTTTTCCTCCAAAAGCTTCTTTTTTAGCGGTAATTACCAAATGACCGTTTTGGATACTCGTGTTCTGGGATCTGTAAAATTGTAGTTCGTTATTTCCCCATCCATTTTGGCCATTGCCAGTTTCATGAGTCCAGTTTGCTAAATCCAAGCTGTTGCCGTCGAAATCATCCTCCCAAACCAAGGTCATACCGTCATAGGTACTTGGTGAAGTAGCTCCACCGCTTGGAATGTTGACGGTAACAGTGTCGGGATTTGGATTCGGGTTATTGCCTTCATCAGGCACACAAGCACCTAATCCAGTGACTAGTATCAGGCCTAAAAAATTCATCCAATATTTCATTGTTTTTGTAAAATGATCCCCGAAGCTATGCTTCGGGGATTAGTTTGTTATTCGGAAATTAATTTAAAAGTCCACCATACACCGGTGCCAGTTTCAATGTGTAAAGTCATTCGTTTCACATTGTTGGTTACCGTAAGGCTTTCCACGGTGTAAGTTACGTCATTTGGTACTGCAACGTTTGGTAATTCTCCTGCATTCACTGCTTTTGGAAGTGCAACATGAGCTCCTTGACCAATTAGCTTCAAGGTATTTCCATCAAATTGGTAGGTATATGATCCAGAACCGTCATGTGGTGCTTTTGGAGCTCCGCAGCCGTCTGCACCAACACCTTGCCATGCCTCAAGCCAAGTTTGATCTCCCATGTCGATAGAGAAAGTGCCATCTTCACCGAAGGTATACACATCGTCAAAGAAGCAAGCGCGAGTTGCAACATCTGCTGTTTTGTTAAACCACCATTCTGAGCTACCTGCAGAAGGTCCTACTGAAAGTGCACCTTCCACCGGTTCCATTTTCCAGTTTCCAACAATAGGAGCAGCCTCTGCAGCACCTGAAATTAGTTTAAAATCCCACCATACTCCAGAGCCAGCTTGGATTCTCAAGGTCATTTTTCTTACGTCGCCTTCTTGAGATTGCTCTGCAATAGTGTATGCGATTTGATTTGCAACAGCAGCGCCATTGGAAATTTCTCCAGCATTGTTCACTTTAGCCAATCCCACATGAGCTCCTTGACCAATCAAAGTCAAAGTAGTGCTTGTGTAGGTATAAGTGTAACTTCCTGAGCCATCAAAAGGAGCTACTGGTGCACCACATCCATCTGCAGCTACTCCTTGCCAAGTTTCCAACCAAGTCAATGGACCCATGTCGATAGAGAAAGAGCCATCCAAATTGAACGTGTAGGTGTCATCAAAGAAGCAAGCTCTAGCGGCTACATCGCCAGCTGAGTTTTGCCACCATTCTGAGCTTCCAGGATTAGGGCCCACTTTCATTGCGCCAGCAACTGGCTCCATGGTCCAAACTCCAGTGATATCGAATGCCGGACGAGCACTAGCAACAGTAAAGCTGATATTTTCGGTGCTTTCGTTACCATTTGTATCTGTAGCACGGATGTCAAGGTTGTAGTCGCCTGGGTCAAATCCGCCAGCTACTTCAATCGTGATTTTTTGATCTTCTCCAGAAAGATCCTGAGATCCTGATGAAACTGGAGCACCTCCTTTAGTAATGGAGTACGAGAAAGTGGCCAATGAGCTAATTGCTCCATTGTCACGTCCGTCTGAAAGAGTCACTTCAATTTTGAAGTTTTGTCCTTCAGTGAGGCCGCTTGTAATTGCGCCTAGTGTTATTTTAGGTGGAGTATCCACCACTGGAACATCCGTAAATCCATTGTCGCAAGCCCAGAAGAGCACGATCATGGAGAAAAGAGCAGAAAGTTGTAGAAATGCCTTTTTCATGGGTTTAGTGTTTTTTTGAACCAATTTCCTTGTAATCGGTTTTATTCCCAAAAATCTCCCTGCTACAACTATTCATCAAGCTTGAAAAAACAATACATCAAAATTTCATCATTTCGATTAAAATGTTTGTTTTACGGTAATTAAGCAGGGTTTGAGCAATTTCGTTATTTCACAAGGTCTGGGATTACAGGACTGAATGGCAAAGTCAGAAACAAATAATAAGCGGATTATTGAAGGGCTCTTAGGAGTAGTTTTCCTGATGGTGATTTCATCGTCTGCATTAGCCCAAAAGACCATTTCTGACTTTCAAGGTCTACCCTTTATATCCAATTATGAAGCTTCCGAATACCAAGCAGGGATTCAAAACTGGGATATTGTTCAAGATGATTTGGATAGAATTTACGTGGCCAATAACCTTGGGCTTTTGGAGTTTGATGGAAAAGCTTGGCGAAGATATGGATTGAATAATACTAAGGTACGG
Above is a window of Algoriphagus sanaruensis DNA encoding:
- a CDS encoding glycoside hydrolase family 16 protein — protein: MKYWMNFLGLILVTGLGACVPDEGNNPNPNPDTVTVNIPSGGATSPSTYDGMTLVWEDDFDGNSLDLANWTHETGNGQNGWGNNELQFYRSQNTSIQNGHLVITAKKEAFGGKEYTSSRIITKDKKQFRYGRIDIRAVLPKGQGLWPALWMLGSNFSTVGWPACGEIDIMEMVGGNNRENTVHGTVHWQNAGAHAQYSGNYKLSSGTLADQFHVYSIIWDDKSIKWLIDNKQYHVIDTTPAELDEFRKSFFFIFNVAVGGNWPGSPDGTTTFPQHMIVDYVRVFQPN